The Manihot esculenta cultivar AM560-2 chromosome 8, M.esculenta_v8, whole genome shotgun sequence genomic interval ATTTTTTTGTCAACTACAAATCACTTACCTGtttatattttactaaaataataaaaacacaattgaaaaatataaattaaaaagtatcatAAAAAAGtacatgaaaataaaataattaaatttagtattaCACAAACTCATAGACACCCCTACTAATAATAGTTAAAGTTCTATAGCTTTTGTAATTTTTGTCGTCATTTTCCTTCTCATGAAAGTAATAAAAAGGTAATTTAAAAAAGTGAGAATATTTTGTTTAGAACATGGGGCATCGGCAACAGCAAGTCTTCTTGTAAATTAACTGATATATTTTCTTTGaatagtttaaataaaaaataaactccATCACTATGGTTAAGTTGCATAAAATACTAATATTTTACCAGCAAGAAGGTTGTGAACGGAACCATTAGGCATGAACTCATACACCAGCATCTGCAGGACCAAAAATATCACACATCATTTAAAATAGACATATAAGTATACCAATAATAAAGCGTACCTGCTCATCTTTTTCATCACAATACCCAACCAGTGACACCAAGTTGCGATGATGCAAGCGCGATAAGATTTCTATTTCAGTGTAGAACTCTTTCTGACCTTGCAAAGACCCTTGCTTTGCACGTTTGATTGCCACAATTGTGCCATCAGCTAGAACACCTTTGTAAACCTTTCCATAACTTCCTTGACCAACTTGAGTAGTTACGCTGAAACTGCTTGTTGCTAATTCGAGTTCAACAAAACTGAATTCTTTGACACCTTCAATTTTTATTGGAATTCTTGGAACTGCATGGACAAAATAACACGCTTGTTTCCAAATGTAAAAAGAGAAAGCAGCATAAGCCATGACAAGGTAAATGGACTAACTTAGTTGCTTCTTGGAAACTTCAGGCTGATATCCCGTGTGCCTTTTGTAGAAAACAAATGTCATGGTGAAACATATTACAACTACAATGGAGATGGCTCCGAACACAATTCCAATCAGTGTACTTTTGCTCATTcctgattttaaaaatataaatctctCTGGAACAAGAATCAATACAAGCAAACAAACCACAGATCAAGGTGATGTTAGTGACACCTCTTTATGCTTTAACTGtggaaggagaaaaacaaaagcAACATAATCATGAACCTAAATGCAGAAAGTGAATAGCGAAAATATTTGTAGCATGAATATGGTTAATGGATTCTCTGTAATAATCAGCTATTTTCCTTTTCCTCTCTATGAGAAAGGTCTAACATACCATCTTCTGATGATGTAAACTAGGAAAATGTAACTCATTCAATTTGGTTATTTTGGTGAAGTAACTGGTAGTTAGATAATGAAGGGACCTACAACAtcacttttattttcaaaaatggaaaaattgaaagttaaaaaacaaaaatgccCAAGAGATGCCTCAATTTTGTCCTCTACCATCTTGGTAATGGAGGTAGGAAGAAAACTATAGTAGTCTTAAAAGCAGAGATACTACTACAATATTCCACCACTGGAGCTATACAGGAATGGCATAGTAAAAAATAGAGGAGCTCAGGTGACATACCGCCCGAATAAGGCCCAAGGAGAGAGAAACCGAGCAGATCAAAAGGGCCGAAGGTATCATTTAGAGGAATTGTAAATGTAGCAATCATGTCCATGATCCAATGAAGCTCACTTGTGTTGAATGTATTGGTGGTAACGTTATTATTATATTGAGGGTAGATTTTCACATACATTTTTATCCGAGGACCTTCTTGCCATTCAAAAGAATCAATCAATACTTGGTAAAGATCCAAGCCAAGACTGGATGCCAGGTATATCTCAAATGGACGTTTATATGGACGAAAATCTGATATGCTAGGACTTCTCAAACGTATTTCGAGACCAAGAGGTGCAGCACAGAAGCAGCGAAGAGGCGATGCTGGGACATATTCGAAAAAATAGCTGGTAGGACAAGATTGAGGTTCACAATTAAACGTTGAGTTGCTCGAGCCTTCAGGATTCTCAACATCTCCACTTGTTCGTCCACAGAACTGGGTTATGTCCAATTCCTTTGCTCTTGTACAAATAGGATTTCCTTGAAGCCTAAGAACCCATAGGTTAGATATTATTGAATTGTTCATTCTTAAGTCAGAAGTACTTTTTACCCAAACAATAATTGCAAGAATCACTGCTATGACATTTCTTAATGGAGAGATTACACGTAGTCTAGCAGCAGAATCAAGACAAGATGAACAATATTCTAAGTAGATAATTCCTGGGCAGATTATTTTCATATGCTTTCTGGTGTAGATATATCCTATGAAGTTTCATTATTTGCATACCATATAAAAGGGAAGCATTTCATGCATAATAGCACTACAGCAGGCATCATGCACCGAAGTTATCAAAGGAAGTCCCAAGCTCATCGTAGTTGACATACCATCCATTTAGGGAAAATCAATAGCAGGAGATGTATACTTGAATTTTCATCAGACTGCTTAAACATTACAGATAGCCATTAACTTTGAACATTCTGCTGGTCTTGTACTATGTTAAAAAGCTGATCCAGGGGTACCTAATATACTTTCTATGGAACTCACACGTACACGAAGGATCTTGAAAATCCACTTGGAAATGAACAAAGGGAGGTTGGAAACTTGATTGTAATAACAGTTTGGTATCACCTCTTATTCATTTCTTACAATTAACAAAACGacgaaattaaaagaaatttattcAAAGGTTATTCACCTATACAAAATGATAAATGCACTGGTCTAAggcacaaaaaaataaaataaaataaaacgtcAAGAGAAGTGTTGGATGGAGATAGTGAGAGGCAAACTAAGTGCCTAAGGTCTGAGGTAACTAGGCTGACGGTGTTATATATTCAAGCTTGAACAACCAACATTGTAGCTTAGTCAAACAGATTAGAGACACGGACTTGTGTGCTAACAGAGGTCTTGCgttcaaaatcaaaataataaaataaatctaatgGATCATATGAAGTGGTGATATGGAAGCTAGAAGGCAAGCAGTATATGAATTAAGCTCACTTGATGCTAACGTTTGCAGGAGGATTCAGCAAGCCAGAAATATTTGAAAGCAGATTGTTCTGGAAATCCCTACAATATTAAACAGAATATACTGATCAACTAGGTAAGTCATGGTGTTCAACATCACCCCAAAAGCAATTAAATTTACATGTCAAGGATAGACAGCCATCATTAAAAGTTGGTATCCATAAAGTCTTACAAGGTGAGTTTATCTGCTGCTCCAAATTCCATATTCTGCCAAATAGTAGTAGGAACATCACCACTTAATGAATTGTTATCAAGTAACCTGCAGCAAAATATGAACTTCAATATCATAATAATTAGATCTTAATTAGCATCCTGTTAtacattacacatcatcatactgaCTTTATAGATACAGCCAATCAACCTGAGAAAGATGAAGTCTTTCTATcccagaaatattttttttatgtataaatacAGGGGATGGGGAAGGGAATATCAAGGTTCTAATACTTAAACCGCCTATTATATAAAGTAGGCACCCTGCAGTTCAGCTGTTAGCCCAATGACCAGCCCACGTAAAAGCTTAAAGTATAACAGAAATTGAAGAATGAATGACAAAAACAATAAGCAAAACTAAGTGAAGAAATAAATGCTTTTAGTCTTACAGGTCCTGGAGATACGGAAGGCCTGAAAAATTTGAGGGGATAGATCCATTAAGTATATTTCTGGATAAATCACTGCAACAATAAGAAACATGATAAATTACATTGCTCATGCTAAAACGAGAGAAGATTACTACAATAAAAGCAACAAGCAACCATCTGAAGATAACATGCATACATGCATCCATAAACATATTATTTCATGCATCACAATCCTATTAAAGTTGAAGGCAGGTCCTACAGTTTGTTCCTGGGATTTCTATAGACTATTCCATCAAATCTGCTTTTGCCATAAAATGTATATTAGAGTGCCAGAGTGCTAGTTTTTTCTAGTATTTCTAGTTATTAGACATGAAATCCAATTACCTCTATTAAAAGATAAATGTTATCATATACTGAATCTGATTCTCTGTTTCTTTTAAACCCATTTTCTGATCACTTATAGGTTATGCTGGTTTTATCTGGTGATTAAAAGTAAAATCAGAAAGAAAAGATCTCAATTTTCCTCTGAGCCACTATAGTGATTAGATACtttctttatctattttataaTCATTTACATGACTTCCTTGTTTTCCCCTTAGGTTATGGATGCattatttgaacaaaagaaccATATCCTAAAACATCAACTGATGAATATTGCTTCATACACATGTTAACCAGAAACttcaacacacacacacacgcgTAGACAGAAGTCAAGCTAAACAAAACTATGTTTGGACTTCAGTAATTACTTACATAGTTGTTATATTACTGGAAAGCTTATTTGTTGGTATGTTTCCACTAAACTGGTTCATGCTTAGATCCCTGTAAGATGTTTAACAATACATCAGATAAAATCAACAATACCAATAAAACAATATGAGATTTGGCAAACCTCATCACAGAACCATTGTTTTCTACTCATAAGGAAATGCCGATCCCAAGGGAGAGAATGGAAAATGATACATGAAATATGACTAGATTAGGAAATTCAAATGTAAGATACAAGCACCAATAATTATTAATGACAGGCCATGTGCACAAGACACTTATGAAAACATTACATTCATTAAAAGAACTAGCCAATGATTCTTGGACTTACAAGTACAGAAGGCCTTTTATCTTGCTTAGATCAGGAATTTCTCCTTCCAAGTTGCAGTTCCTAAGACTCCTATCAAGTTGAATGGAATAGCATCAAGAAACTATTAAGTTTTAGAAACAAGAAATATCTTTTTCCTCAATAAGAATCATCAGGAAGTTACAAGACTACAAAAGGATTGTCATCAATCCAGCAGTACAGGGCTAGCATAATTCTATTCACAAATGATAGCTTTTTGTATTTTGTGCCACATATTGAACAGTTACTTCACCAAGAATGAATGAAGAACCATGTGCAAACAAACATACACatagggggagagagagagagagagagagagagcttacAATTTTACCAATTTGGACATGTTGGCAAAAGAATCAGGAATCCTTGTCCCACTGAAGTTATTGTTATTAAGTTGGCTGCAAATTAACAGTGTTAGTTACCCTTTATCTGTGGAAACTGAACTTGGACATTGTAAAACAAAAATTCTTCAGATACAAGATCCAAATTCAGAAACCTTAAGGACCTCTTTAGCATATTAAAAGCAACAATATTTAGAAGTCTTGCTATTTCATTGGAAGATAACTCCTAGCAGAGCTGTTTCAGTTGATCCTATAGTTTATCCATAAGATGGGACGCTTTAATCTGATACATTGAGGAAACAAGAAAACAGTTTTTGCCTTCATCACTTTTCACTTGTCATTTCATATGCCTTTTCTATTCTTTTCAAATTCTTCGATTTGTCTTGAACAACTTCCACTAGTTCTTGGAGCTTTCTTTAGACTGATAGTGGTCAAAGCGGTTATAAAATCATCAATAATTACTAATGACTACCAAGCGGTATAGGAAACAAAATTGCTGCTACTGGCCTACTGCGGGGTAGTTTGTATCGAGATTGAACATacataattttcaaatttcGCATTTCAGAAAGCTCTGGTGGAAGATAGCCCGATAAGTTATTATTATCCAACAACCTGCAAATGTTAGCGTTGGAGAGTGTATAAGCATGTAGTTTccttaccaaaaaaaaaaacacagcaGTGAGTTCCTTAAAGCTAAAAACAACAGCATGAAGGAAACCGAGAAATTTGTGGTGGTGTTgcgattgacaacagcacctgCATCGAAAGTGAACTGTAAATGAACTTACAAGTGGATGAGTTGAGGTAATGCAGAAAGTTCATGTGGAATCTGGCCACTGATTGAATTGTTATTCATGTGACTGCAATGAGATTACATCTATAAGTATATGCAAGTAGGGGAggaaatttgattttgatgaagCCACTCACAAGTGCTTTGCCTTGGGCAAATTTGCAAAGGATTTGGGCAGTGGTCCTGATATAAAATTTATGTCCAGTTGAAATTTGGTTAAATTAGGGAGATAACCAAGTTCATCTGGCAAAGGACCTGATATTTGGTTTCCACTCAGAAGCCTGCAAATAAAGAATGTGTAGCCTCCGTAAGCTTCTCAAGATTGCTGTTAAAATATATTAGATTTATATTAACTTCCTTTCTCCCGCGcggaaaaaaaataagaaacaaAACACCTCTCGAAATTTGTATACGTGTGAGTATGCGTGTCTGTAAATACGTATCCTTCTTGGGCTGTTTTCATGAATGTTTTGATAGAGGATATTTTGTTGGATGGTTGTTTCAAAAGCAATGGAAATAGAAGAATGAGAAGCTACAGACCTCTTTTGGTGCATGAAGTTGCTAAGAAGAGAATTTCAAATTGGCATTTTAACAAAGCAGTAACCAAGGGAAAAGGAGGGAAAAGGAGGGAAACTTTTCCACTGGAAAACTTTCTCTTTGCTGCTAGATTTATCTGTATGTTTGATAAGTCACAACTAGAAAGAATTTCGTCGTTTTACAAACAATCAGCAGCGATGAACATAGAAAGAGATGAAAATACAGGGGAAAAATGTTCTGTCAAACGACAAGGATTCACCGAATGACCCGGAAAATCTTTCCGTCTTTCAGATATTAGACCACATTGACAAGGAAATTTTCATTGCATTATACCACCGAACAGCAtggaaaatttatttgtaaatagtCTTCTTTGTATCTCCTTTAACAAGACAACAAATAGGGCATCAAAGTTCCATTGAAGTTCTCAAGTCAATGTTCACAATATACAAGCAATTAGATTTTCTTCCTGATTCCATAGCTTTGCAACTCCCTTAACTTGCTTATCTGTTATATTTCTCAACTGTGAAACAAAAATATCACAGCTTCGTTTTTCATGTTTGGCAGTAAAAACTTTTCCCATTTTGATGTGGAAGTGTATTATTTTGACGGATAACACAAGCAAAGAGAAAATTTTCATCTGGCATTTTGTATGGCAGATACTCAACAACTCTATTGCAGATGAACTTTTCAAATGAACAAAGAAATTCACAACTTACAGAAGCTGCAAACTAGTCATATTGCCTATCTCCTTTGGTATGCTGCCACTTATGTTATTCCACATAAAATTTCTGGGAAGCAAAAAAAGGACAAAAATCAAGAAGCAAAAAATTACAATGTTAGATGACAATCTAGTTATATTCAATGCAGTCTTTAGCAGTTTGCTGGTGATATGATCTAACTTACAATATCATCATATAAGAAAATTGGCCAAGTTCTGGGGCTAGTTTTCCAGAGAGATT includes:
- the LOC110620645 gene encoding probable LRR receptor-like serine/threonine-protein kinase At5g37450 isoform X1 gives rise to the protein MAMERSSFYLFGVVIALSFCCFALLASSQLTHTLEVSALQKVRNSLKDSQKNLVNWERKDPCTSNWTGVICTPILSDGYLHVQELRLMNMNLSGKLAPELGQFSYMMILNFMWNNISGSIPKEIGNMTSLQLLLLSGNQISGPLPDELGYLPNLTKFQLDINFISGPLPKSFANLPKAKHFHMNNNSISGQIPHELSALPQLIHLLLDNNNLSGYLPPELSEMRNLKIIQLNNNNFSGTRIPDSFANMSKLVKLSLRNCNLEGEIPDLSKIKGLLYLDLSMNQFSGNIPTNKLSSNITTIDLSRNILNGSIPSNFSGLPYLQDLLLDNNSLSGDVPTTIWQNMEFGAADKLTLDFQNNLLSNISGLLNPPANVSIKLQGNPICTRAKELDITQFCGRTSGDVENPEGSSNSTFNCEPQSCPTSYFFEYVPASPLRCFCAAPLGLEIRLRSPSISDFRPYKRPFEIYLASSLGLDLYQVLIDSFEWQEGPRIKMYVKIYPQYNNNVTTNTFNTSELHWIMDMIATFTIPLNDTFGPFDLLGFSLLGPYSGERFIFLKSGMSKSTLIGIVFGAISIVVVICFTMTFVFYKRHTGYQPEVSKKQLIPRIPIKIEGVKEFSFVELELATSSFSVTTQVGQGSYGKVYKGVLADGTIVAIKRAKQGSLQGQKEFYTEIEILSRLHHRNLVSLVGYCDEKDEQMLVYEFMPNGSVHNLLAARSKRPVNFAMRLYIAMGSAKGILYLHTEAYPPIIHRDIKANNILLDSKLAAKVADFGISRLAPVTDGEAATHISTVVKGTPGYVDPEYFLNHKLTEKSDVYSLGVVFLELLTGMQPISHGKHIVRQVHSASQSGKLFSIIDETMGPYPSECVKKFMALALSCCQEGTEKRPSVLEVVRELENISSMLSESDMILPDSEPEASTSGMSGDDQSSLYTRRKSFSSSSDFHGSDLVSGVIPSIRPR
- the LOC110620645 gene encoding probable LRR receptor-like serine/threonine-protein kinase At5g37450 isoform X2, which codes for MERSSFYLFGVVIALSFCCFALLASSQLTHTLEVSALQKVRNSLKDSQKNLVNWERKDPCTSNWTGVICTPILSDGYLHVQELRLMNMNLSGKLAPELGQFSYMMILNFMWNNISGSIPKEIGNMTSLQLLLLSGNQISGPLPDELGYLPNLTKFQLDINFISGPLPKSFANLPKAKHFHMNNNSISGQIPHELSALPQLIHLLLDNNNLSGYLPPELSEMRNLKIIQLNNNNFSGTRIPDSFANMSKLVKLSLRNCNLEGEIPDLSKIKGLLYLDLSMNQFSGNIPTNKLSSNITTIDLSRNILNGSIPSNFSGLPYLQDLLLDNNSLSGDVPTTIWQNMEFGAADKLTLDFQNNLLSNISGLLNPPANVSIKLQGNPICTRAKELDITQFCGRTSGDVENPEGSSNSTFNCEPQSCPTSYFFEYVPASPLRCFCAAPLGLEIRLRSPSISDFRPYKRPFEIYLASSLGLDLYQVLIDSFEWQEGPRIKMYVKIYPQYNNNVTTNTFNTSELHWIMDMIATFTIPLNDTFGPFDLLGFSLLGPYSGERFIFLKSGMSKSTLIGIVFGAISIVVVICFTMTFVFYKRHTGYQPEVSKKQLIPRIPIKIEGVKEFSFVELELATSSFSVTTQVGQGSYGKVYKGVLADGTIVAIKRAKQGSLQGQKEFYTEIEILSRLHHRNLVSLVGYCDEKDEQMLVYEFMPNGSVHNLLAARSKRPVNFAMRLYIAMGSAKGILYLHTEAYPPIIHRDIKANNILLDSKLAAKVADFGISRLAPVTDGEAATHISTVVKGTPGYVDPEYFLNHKLTEKSDVYSLGVVFLELLTGMQPISHGKHIVRQVHSASQSGKLFSIIDETMGPYPSECVKKFMALALSCCQEGTEKRPSVLEVVRELENISSMLSESDMILPDSEPEASTSGMSGDDQSSLYTRRKSFSSSSDFHGSDLVSGVIPSIRPR